The proteins below are encoded in one region of Brachyspira hampsonii:
- a CDS encoding RluA family pseudouridine synthase: MNIEKEMSNYINPLYEDNHIIAAVKPPNIPTQGDITGDVSFFENVKDYIKIKYNKKGNVFLGLVHRLDRPVSGVIVFAKTSKAASRLSEAIRDRKFEKNYYAVVNGILLEKEGKLENYLIKKTNKLGNIAQVVFENTKNAKIAKLKYNVIKEDIIKNLSLLKIELETGRFHQIRVQLANIGHAIYGDRKYGSYIKYDRNDVPLALFAKSLKFPHPTKDEEIHVEADLPLNNPWNIFN, from the coding sequence ATGAATATAGAAAAAGAAATGAGTAATTATATTAATCCGCTCTATGAGGATAATCATATAATAGCAGCTGTAAAGCCGCCTAATATACCTACACAAGGCGATATAACAGGTGATGTTTCTTTTTTTGAGAATGTTAAAGATTATATAAAAATAAAGTACAATAAAAAAGGAAATGTATTTTTAGGACTTGTGCATAGATTGGACAGACCTGTGTCAGGAGTCATAGTATTTGCCAAAACTTCAAAGGCTGCTTCAAGATTAAGCGAAGCTATAAGAGATAGAAAATTTGAAAAGAATTATTATGCTGTTGTTAATGGTATACTATTAGAAAAAGAAGGTAAGCTTGAAAATTATCTCATTAAGAAAACAAATAAATTGGGTAATATAGCTCAGGTTGTTTTCGAGAATACCAAAAATGCCAAAATAGCCAAATTAAAATATAATGTTATAAAAGAGGATATAATAAAAAATTTAAGTTTGTTAAAAATAGAATTAGAAACAGGCAGGTTCCATCAGATAAGGGTTCAGCTTGCTAATATAGGTCATGCTATATACGGCGATAGGAAGTACGGAAGTTATATAAAGTATGATAGAAATGATGTACCTTTGGCTTTATTTGCTAAAAGTCTTAAATTTCCTCATCCTACAAAAGATGAAGAAATACATGTTGAAGCTGATTTGCCTTTAAATAATCCTTGGAATATATTTAATTAA
- the radA gene encoding DNA repair protein RadA — protein MAKKNNTIFVCDNCGESTINWMGKCPSCGSWNSLKPVTEPSQDNNKSIRERTSASANTDKASLTPLKKIKTNDRTRISTNIDELNRVLGGGIVQGSVILIGGEPGIGKSTLLLQTASNIAKNEKVYYFTGEESLEQIKLRADRLTLEDSDFLISSESNCDNIINTLLDDTPSLAIIDSIQTIYSPSTNSIAGSPAQIKNCAWALMQTAKLKNITIFLVGHITKEGTIAGPKILEHIVDCVLYFEGDDKGIYRILRAVKNRYGAVDEVGIFEMAEKGLMEVKDPSRVFTRGINESVFAGNVITPVIEGSRVFCVEQEALVGSSAFGYPRRLTIGYDQYRLLIIIAILEKRAHLNLSNQDVYINIANGLNVKETASDLAIAMAIASSMSGISIQRTTAYIGELGLSGEVRPVRFIERRIKEMQKFSLKEVYISKRAVKEIKNPGNIKIIGIDHISEAVKRLGIGN, from the coding sequence ATGGCTAAGAAAAATAACACTATATTCGTATGCGATAATTGCGGAGAAAGCACAATTAATTGGATGGGGAAATGTCCTTCATGCGGTTCTTGGAATAGCTTAAAACCTGTTACAGAGCCGTCTCAGGACAACAATAAATCCATAAGAGAAAGAACTTCCGCATCAGCTAATACTGATAAAGCATCATTAACCCCATTAAAAAAAATAAAAACTAATGACAGAACTAGAATATCAACAAATATAGATGAGCTTAACAGAGTATTAGGCGGAGGAATAGTACAGGGAAGCGTTATATTAATAGGCGGAGAGCCTGGAATAGGTAAATCTACCCTACTCCTTCAAACTGCCTCTAATATTGCTAAAAATGAAAAGGTTTATTATTTCACAGGAGAAGAATCTCTTGAACAAATAAAATTAAGAGCAGACAGACTCACATTAGAAGATTCTGACTTTTTAATATCTTCAGAATCTAACTGTGATAATATAATAAATACTTTATTAGATGATACTCCATCTCTTGCTATAATAGACTCTATACAAACAATATACAGTCCTTCTACAAATAGCATAGCAGGCTCCCCAGCACAAATAAAAAACTGTGCTTGGGCTTTGATGCAGACTGCCAAATTAAAAAACATAACAATATTTTTAGTAGGTCATATAACAAAAGAAGGTACTATAGCAGGACCCAAGATACTAGAACATATTGTAGACTGCGTATTATATTTTGAGGGCGATGATAAAGGAATATACAGAATATTAAGAGCTGTGAAGAATCGTTACGGTGCTGTTGATGAGGTTGGAATATTCGAGATGGCAGAAAAAGGATTAATGGAAGTAAAAGATCCTTCAAGAGTATTCACAAGAGGCATCAATGAATCAGTATTTGCTGGAAATGTTATAACTCCTGTAATAGAAGGAAGCAGAGTATTTTGCGTAGAACAAGAGGCATTAGTAGGAAGCAGTGCATTCGGATATCCTAGAAGGCTTACTATAGGTTATGATCAGTACAGACTTCTAATAATAATAGCGATACTAGAAAAAAGGGCACATTTAAATCTTTCAAATCAAGATGTATACATAAACATAGCAAACGGACTCAATGTAAAAGAAACCGCAAGTGATTTAGCAATAGCAATGGCAATAGCTTCAAGTATGTCAGGAATATCAATCCAGAGAACTACTGCTTATATTGGAGAATTGGGGCTTTCCGGTGAAGTAAGACCGGTTAGATTTATAGAAAGAAGGATAAAAGAGATGCAGAAATTCTCTCTTAAAGAAGTGTACATATCAAAGAGAGCTGTAAAAGAAATTAAAAATCCGGGTAATATAAAGATAATAGGTATAGATCATATATCTGAAGCCGTTAAAAGGCTTGGTATTGGAAATTAA
- a CDS encoding thiamine biosynthesis protein, with translation MSDKKAKAILLLSGGLDSTLVGAILKRENIDVLALRFVTGLEYSVIKEELLEIYSEDPAKKAADFLNIPIRFVSLKDVYLDMFLNPKYGYGSAINPCLDCHILMLKTAKKIMEDEGFDFIATGEVKGQRPMSQKSQDLINAIKESGLEGKLLRPLSAKLLPITKAEEEGLINRENLYDIYGRSRNVQMKLAEEFGITDYPIPAGAGCSIVDKGYARRYNDLISNNGKDILNIELMQYLAIGRHIRMNKNVKLLLGRNEKENDAFEKRKRVNCIILKPNYNRGPLGYLEIYDDNAENIDKDIIYKSAMIMGYFSKEENEILSITASYYNNCKEYKNEVIQINNKESKNTKFEQIV, from the coding sequence ATGAGCGATAAAAAGGCAAAAGCTATTTTACTATTATCCGGAGGCTTAGATAGTACACTTGTAGGCGCTATATTAAAAAGAGAAAATATTGATGTGCTTGCTTTAAGATTTGTTACAGGATTGGAATATTCTGTCATAAAAGAAGAATTACTTGAAATATATAGTGAAGATCCTGCTAAAAAAGCTGCAGATTTTCTTAATATACCAATAAGATTTGTATCATTAAAAGATGTTTATTTAGATATGTTTTTAAATCCTAAATACGGCTATGGAAGTGCAATTAACCCATGTTTAGACTGTCATATATTAATGCTTAAAACTGCTAAAAAAATAATGGAAGATGAAGGATTTGATTTTATAGCGACAGGAGAAGTAAAAGGACAAAGACCTATGAGTCAGAAATCTCAGGACTTGATAAATGCTATAAAAGAAAGCGGACTTGAAGGAAAATTATTAAGACCCTTATCTGCTAAACTTTTACCTATAACTAAAGCTGAAGAAGAAGGGCTTATAAACAGAGAAAATCTTTATGATATATACGGAAGAAGCAGAAATGTACAGATGAAATTGGCAGAAGAGTTTGGAATAACAGACTACCCTATACCTGCAGGTGCAGGATGTTCTATAGTGGATAAAGGATATGCCAGAAGATATAATGATTTAATTTCTAATAATGGAAAAGATATACTTAATATAGAGCTTATGCAGTATTTGGCTATAGGAAGACATATAAGAATGAATAAAAATGTTAAGCTTTTGCTTGGAAGAAATGAAAAAGAAAATGATGCGTTTGAAAAAAGAAAAAGAGTAAACTGTATAATATTAAAACCTAATTATAATAGAGGACCTTTAGGATATTTAGAAATATATGATGATAATGCAGAAAATATTGATAAGGATATAATATATAAGTCAGCTATGATAATGGGATATTTTTCAAAAGAGGAAAATGAAATTCTGTCAATAACAGCATCATACTATAATAACTGTAAAGAATATAAGAATGAAGTAATACAAATAAATAATAAAGAATCTAAAAATACTAAATTTGAGCAGATAGTTTAA
- a CDS encoding GldG family protein, whose amino-acid sequence MTKKKDRIITFSLIVVIIILINAIANQFTPMIDLTKDKVYSLSKESKNLVKNLKEPMSVKFFVTPNLPPPFSTYEKYIKDLFEGYKAAGGKNISFEVIDASKHSDLANQYRINPTQISVLEKDQTQTKVAYMGLSFIYGDSIETIPFVQSTEGLEYNIDTTIRKMMDKNDRLARLENNLNVYYVSSKEIYDLLPIGAFELIPDSIMKAVADANIDLMNKVRFINVDMSNPSPENEELLKKLNIKKIEWDDIKDPNGNIVANKGSAYFSLVLENGDDIRQLSTSYILYGAFDEIKNEISKNIDSILGLKATIGYVQGHEEANYITIPPQFGGNPNDAYDSVSEYVTEIQGNYNFEAVDIALNDIPSSIDALIIAGSKTAFSDYELYKLDQFIMSGKPVLFMLNGVEINQDDPAAQMYGPKLIPVTNRLNEILNNYGFTVAENMIFDDNAYKAQLQQGMPEQKMYYIPLIASENINAKNDITKSINLLLTPISSEIITNTNNTDIKVTPLIYTSGKSWVETENFASSMTGMPQDSSRLSKRLLAASFEGKMNSAFAGKDIPSSTNAQNNINSGINRINSTTSGRVIVVGSYEMAKNSAYTANKIFLMNLVDYMAGDTGLMSIRRKGAVFNPPYQVPETVKLFVRVINIVMLPAAIIVFGLMLWSSDKKRRQKIFEKFNSKTE is encoded by the coding sequence ATGACAAAGAAAAAAGACAGAATAATAACATTTTCATTAATAGTTGTAATTATAATATTAATAAATGCAATAGCAAATCAATTTACTCCTATGATAGATTTAACCAAAGATAAAGTTTATTCTTTGAGTAAAGAAAGTAAGAATTTAGTTAAAAATTTAAAAGAACCAATGAGTGTAAAATTTTTTGTTACACCAAATTTACCGCCGCCATTTTCTACTTATGAAAAGTACATAAAAGATTTATTTGAAGGATATAAAGCAGCAGGCGGAAAAAATATTAGCTTTGAAGTAATAGATGCATCAAAACATTCAGATTTAGCCAATCAGTACAGAATAAATCCTACACAAATAAGCGTATTAGAAAAGGATCAAACTCAAACTAAAGTAGCATATATGGGACTTTCTTTCATATATGGTGATTCCATAGAAACAATACCATTCGTACAATCAACTGAAGGTTTAGAATACAATATAGATACAACAATAAGAAAAATGATGGATAAAAATGACAGATTAGCAAGATTAGAAAATAATTTGAATGTTTATTATGTATCTTCAAAAGAAATATATGATCTTCTTCCTATAGGAGCGTTTGAGCTTATACCTGACTCTATTATGAAGGCTGTTGCTGATGCTAATATAGATTTAATGAATAAAGTAAGATTTATAAATGTAGATATGTCTAACCCTAGCCCTGAAAATGAAGAATTATTAAAAAAACTTAATATTAAAAAAATTGAATGGGACGATATAAAAGATCCTAATGGAAATATAGTAGCAAATAAAGGAAGTGCTTATTTTTCATTAGTTTTAGAAAATGGAGATGATATAAGACAGCTTTCAACATCATACATATTGTATGGAGCCTTCGATGAAATAAAAAATGAAATATCAAAAAATATAGACAGTATACTTGGACTTAAAGCAACCATAGGATATGTACAAGGACATGAAGAAGCTAATTATATAACAATACCGCCTCAATTCGGAGGAAATCCTAATGATGCTTATGACAGTGTAAGCGAATATGTAACTGAAATACAGGGCAATTATAATTTTGAAGCTGTTGATATAGCATTGAATGATATACCTTCTAGTATAGATGCATTGATTATAGCAGGAAGTAAAACTGCATTCAGCGATTATGAATTATATAAATTGGATCAGTTTATTATGAGCGGAAAGCCTGTATTATTTATGCTTAATGGTGTAGAGATAAATCAAGATGATCCTGCTGCTCAGATGTATGGTCCTAAACTTATACCTGTTACAAACAGACTTAATGAAATACTTAATAATTATGGATTTACTGTAGCAGAAAATATGATATTTGATGATAATGCATATAAGGCTCAATTACAGCAAGGTATGCCGGAACAAAAAATGTACTATATACCTTTGATAGCTTCTGAAAATATAAATGCCAAAAATGATATAACTAAGAGTATCAATCTTCTTCTCACACCTATATCATCAGAAATTATAACAAATACAAATAATACAGATATAAAAGTTACACCTCTTATTTATACTAGCGGTAAAAGCTGGGTTGAAACAGAAAACTTTGCATCTTCTATGACAGGAATGCCTCAGGATTCAAGCAGATTATCAAAAAGACTTTTAGCAGCTTCTTTTGAAGGAAAGATGAATAGTGCATTTGCTGGAAAAGATATACCTTCTTCAACAAATGCCCAAAATAATATTAACAGCGGTATAAACAGAATAAACTCTACTACAAGCGGAAGAGTTATAGTTGTTGGTTCTTATGAAATGGCAAAAAACAGTGCTTATACTGCTAATAAAATATTCCTAATGAATTTAGTTGATTATATGGCAGGTGATACAGGACTTATGAGCATAAGAAGAAAAGGAGCCGTATTTAACCCTCCTTATCAAGTACCTGAAACAGTTAAACTTTTTGTAAGAGTAATAAATATAGTTATGCTTCCTGCTGCAATTATAGTATTTGGGCTTATGTTATGGAGTTCGGATAAGAAAAGAAGACAGAAAATTTTTGAGAAGTTTAACAGCAAAACTGAATAA
- a CDS encoding histidinol-phosphatase, which produces MKYISNLHTHTIYCDGKNTVEENIQYAIDKELISLGFSGHSHFYIDDTSMSEENTIKYLNNIKKARDIYKDKIQIYLGIEGDYYSNLNKDTDKEMGLDYRIGSVHYIDDSHNSYFPIDMSRDTFNETINHFGNIKEVIFRYYDNVIKMIETQKPDIIGHLDLVKKYNLNKEYFTEEEDWYIEKADEVIDVIEKSKCIVEINTKLMNKNNLNAHYPNKRIIKKLLEKNVPITINSDAHQCNNIDNFYFETADELNKLGVKSIKMLIDNEFKDIDISKLGENV; this is translated from the coding sequence ATGAAATACATATCAAATTTGCATACACATACTATATACTGCGACGGTAAAAATACGGTTGAAGAAAATATACAATATGCTATAGATAAAGAATTAATAAGTTTAGGTTTTTCAGGGCATTCTCATTTTTATATAGATGATACTTCTATGTCTGAAGAAAATACTATTAAATATTTAAATAATATAAAAAAAGCAAGAGATATTTATAAAGATAAAATACAGATTTATTTGGGAATAGAAGGTGATTATTATTCAAATTTAAATAAGGATACTGATAAAGAAATGGGACTTGATTATAGAATAGGTTCTGTACATTATATTGATGATAGTCATAATTCGTACTTTCCTATAGATATGTCAAGAGATACTTTTAATGAAACTATAAATCATTTTGGCAATATTAAAGAAGTTATTTTTAGATATTATGATAATGTTATAAAAATGATAGAAACTCAAAAACCGGATATCATAGGTCATTTAGATTTGGTGAAAAAATATAATTTGAATAAAGAATATTTTACTGAAGAAGAAGATTGGTATATAGAAAAGGCAGATGAAGTTATAGATGTTATTGAAAAGAGTAAATGCATAGTTGAAATAAATACTAAACTAATGAACAAAAATAATTTGAATGCACATTATCCTAATAAAAGAATTATAAAAAAATTATTAGAGAAGAATGTACCTATTACTATAAATTCAGATGCTCATCAATGTAATAATATAGATAATTTTTATTTTGAAACTGCTGATGAACTAAATAAACTTGGTGTGAAATCTATAAAAATGTTAATAGATAATGAGTTTAAAGATATTGATATAAGTAAATTAGGTGAGAATGTATAA
- a CDS encoding SPOR domain-containing protein, with protein MELNQNPNIEEKGSSINHNIGRKKTLYIVNFTPIRLLIFSISSVALILFIFVLGFHLGGSKPVHANNTDDSIAALMRNAQDSENMASTETSTADMPNDDITALSEYDASVNNNSIIREGNTSADRYNEYTQNLASELDAINENIKEKDTAGLAPNTTYTPPQQMASIAPVKTTTPAKSTVPYTRSSSSDSIYFIQVAVGYDKDNTYSARDSLKAKFPKAFIKEETMSDGKMMYKLKVGRYETREEAQKALAEIKKIPAYKDSYIYSDKKVS; from the coding sequence ATGGAGTTAAATCAAAATCCAAACATAGAAGAAAAAGGATCTTCTATTAATCACAATATTGGCAGAAAAAAAACTCTTTATATAGTTAATTTTACCCCTATAAGATTATTGATATTTTCTATCAGTTCTGTTGCTTTAATTTTATTTATATTTGTATTAGGTTTTCATTTAGGCGGTTCAAAACCTGTTCATGCAAATAATACCGATGATTCTATTGCAGCTTTAATGAGAAATGCTCAGGACAGTGAAAATATGGCATCAACAGAAACAAGTACAGCTGATATGCCTAATGATGACATTACTGCATTAAGTGAATACGATGCTTCAGTTAATAATAATAGCATTATCAGAGAAGGAAATACTTCTGCAGACAGATACAATGAATATACTCAGAATTTGGCTTCTGAATTGGATGCTATCAATGAAAATATTAAAGAAAAAGATACAGCTGGATTGGCACCTAACACAACATATACTCCGCCTCAGCAAATGGCTAGTATAGCTCCTGTTAAGACAACAACTCCTGCAAAGAGTACCGTGCCTTATACTAGAAGTTCTTCATCAGATTCTATATACTTTATACAGGTTGCTGTAGGTTATGACAAAGATAATACTTATTCTGCTAGAGATAGTTTAAAAGCTAAATTCCCAAAAGCATTTATAAAAGAAGAAACTATGTCTGACGGAAAAATGATGTATAAATTAAAAGTAGGCAGATATGAAACTAGAGAAGAAGCTCAGAAGGCTTTAGCTGAAATAAAAAAGATACCAGCATATAAAGATAGTTATATTTATTCCGATAAGAAAGTAAGTTAA
- the coaE gene encoding dephospho-CoA kinase (Dephospho-CoA kinase (CoaE) performs the final step in coenzyme A biosynthesis.), with translation MERNIIGVYGLICSGKSSFSKMLAKEMNALYIDADLIGHRALIDNKDNIVKEFSESILDENNNIDRKKLGNIVFGNSKKLKRLQELNYPYIENKVKEMVENTDKDVVIEAALIMRSKIPSICSSLIYVNAKTSDIIKRMRKTRNISETEARKRLKMQRDVKNNRFNADILINNMKDYNNLIIISKKLGRYYGVKSKSKHRRKRIFY, from the coding sequence ATGGAAAGAAATATCATAGGAGTATATGGACTTATATGCTCCGGAAAAAGTTCATTTTCTAAGATGCTTGCTAAGGAAATGAATGCATTATATATTGATGCCGATTTGATAGGGCATAGAGCTTTAATTGATAATAAAGATAATATAGTAAAAGAGTTCTCAGAATCTATATTAGATGAAAATAATAATATAGACAGAAAAAAACTTGGCAATATAGTGTTTGGCAATTCTAAAAAATTAAAAAGACTTCAGGAACTTAATTATCCGTATATAGAAAATAAAGTAAAAGAGATGGTAGAAAATACAGATAAAGATGTTGTTATAGAAGCGGCACTTATCATGCGAAGTAAAATTCCTTCTATATGCAGCAGCCTAATATATGTCAATGCCAAAACTTCTGATATTATTAAAAGAATGAGAAAAACTAGAAATATTTCAGAAACTGAAGCAAGAAAAAGATTAAAAATGCAAAGAGATGTTAAAAATAATAGATTCAATGCCGATATTCTAATAAACAACATGAAAGATTATAATAATTTAATTATAATCTCTAAAAAATTAGGAAGGTATTATGGAGTTAAATCAAAATCCAAACATAGAAGAAAAAGGATCTTCTATTAA
- a CDS encoding hemolysin family protein, with translation MDIIIIIVLILLNGIFAMSEIAVISARKSSLMKDSKEGNKGAKTALTLADNPDKFLSTIQIGITLIGILTGIYSGDTVAKELADLLIKINVPSSYSSIIAQILVVALVTYLTLIFGELVPKRIGMVMPERIAKVVAAPMTILSKIGAPFVWVLSNSALLVSRVLGIKDDKTPITEEEIKSMIEEGRQGGEVKEIEQDIIERAFFLGDRKIESIMTHRNDIVFLDVNMSNDEIKKIVSKHSFSAYPVADKNLDNILGVVRVTDIFDKLNSSKAKIEKFVKKANYFHNNMEVYLVLEDMKKNNTKIGLVSDEFGNIDGMITQSDIFEALVGSVTEGKDSKDIRKRKNGGWFVDGQCPMYDFLEYFEIEDENASNHYNTISGLILELLQHVPREGESLEWKNLNLEIVDMDGARIDKVIVNKIENTDKDNNSENK, from the coding sequence ATGGATATAATAATAATAATAGTGTTAATACTTTTAAATGGTATTTTTGCCATGTCAGAAATAGCAGTAATTTCTGCAAGAAAATCTTCACTTATGAAAGACAGTAAAGAAGGAAATAAAGGGGCAAAAACAGCATTAACTTTAGCAGATAATCCTGATAAATTTTTATCTACAATACAAATAGGTATAACTTTAATAGGTATATTAACAGGTATTTATTCAGGGGATACTGTTGCTAAAGAGCTTGCCGATTTACTTATAAAAATAAATGTTCCTTCATCTTATTCTTCTATAATAGCTCAGATATTAGTGGTGGCATTAGTAACATATCTTACATTAATATTCGGAGAACTCGTGCCTAAAAGAATAGGAATGGTAATGCCTGAAAGAATAGCAAAAGTTGTTGCGGCTCCTATGACAATACTTTCTAAGATAGGTGCTCCATTTGTATGGGTGTTATCTAATAGTGCATTATTAGTTTCTAGGGTTTTAGGAATAAAAGATGATAAGACTCCTATAACTGAAGAAGAAATAAAATCTATGATAGAAGAGGGAAGACAAGGCGGAGAAGTTAAGGAGATAGAACAGGATATTATAGAGAGAGCTTTCTTTTTGGGAGACAGAAAAATAGAATCTATAATGACGCATAGAAATGATATAGTATTTTTAGATGTCAATATGAGTAATGATGAGATAAAAAAAATAGTATCAAAACATTCTTTTTCTGCTTATCCTGTTGCTGATAAAAATTTGGATAATATTTTGGGAGTTGTAAGGGTAACTGATATATTTGATAAATTGAATAGTTCAAAGGCTAAAATAGAAAAATTTGTGAAGAAAGCCAATTATTTTCATAATAATATGGAAGTTTATTTGGTTCTTGAAGATATGAAAAAGAATAATACAAAAATAGGACTTGTATCAGATGAGTTTGGAAATATAGATGGAATGATTACTCAAAGCGATATATTTGAGGCTTTAGTAGGTTCTGTAACTGAGGGAAAAGACAGTAAAGATATTAGAAAGAGAAAGAATGGAGGTTGGTTTGTGGACGGGCAATGTCCAATGTATGATTTCTTAGAGTATTTTGAAATAGAAGATGAAAATGCTTCCAATCATTATAATACTATAAGCGGTTTAATATTAGAATTATTACAGCATGTGCCTAGAGAGGGTGAATCTTTAGAATGGAAAAATTTAAATTTAGAAATAGTTGATATGGACGGGGCCAGAATAGATAAGGTGATAGTAAATAAAATAGAAAATACTGATAAAGATAATAACTCAGAAAATAAATAG